Proteins from a genomic interval of Sulfurospirillum oryzae:
- the tpx gene encoding thiol peroxidase translates to MDKTALKGTPVKLEGTFQEVGNYAPIVKVVTPDLQEKTIGGESNKAQLIIAVPSLDTPVCDAEARRFNQEVAKHENIDTTIISMDLPFASAKFCNVAGIENLTVGSDFRHKAFARAYGMLIADGALEGLCARALFVISKDGKIVYKQVVPEITEEPNYDEALNAAIDAANRGASCCGFCQ, encoded by the coding sequence ATAGACAAAACAGCCCTCAAAGGCACACCCGTAAAACTGGAAGGAACCTTCCAAGAAGTAGGAAACTATGCGCCTATTGTCAAAGTTGTCACACCCGACTTACAAGAAAAAACCATCGGTGGAGAGAGTAACAAGGCACAACTCATCATCGCGGTACCGTCCTTAGACACACCTGTGTGTGACGCAGAAGCGAGACGTTTTAACCAAGAAGTTGCCAAACATGAGAACATTGACACGACGATTATTTCGATGGACTTACCGTTTGCGAGCGCAAAATTTTGCAATGTTGCAGGTATTGAAAATCTAACCGTTGGTAGTGACTTTAGACACAAAGCATTTGCCCGTGCTTATGGCATGCTCATTGCTGATGGTGCACTTGAAGGCTTGTGTGCTAGAGCGCTTTTTGTGATTAGCAAAGATGGTAAGATCGTTTACAAACAGGTGGTTCCTGAAATCACAGAGGAACCCAATTATGACGAAGCGCTAAATGCCGCTATCGATGCAGCCAACAGGGGGGCTAGTTGTTGTGGTTTTTGTCAGTAG
- a CDS encoding NnrS family protein: MPLSMQPTGGLVVVVFVSSLTPPEPPKTTALQNLQAQPHRIFFFAGVVNGLLFVALLGLHYAALLSLHVSVGLYHAYAMTFIVFTQFFAGFLLTTFPRYLSRPSAKQSEYMPVAWLINGGSVFFVVCSFISEMTLIAPMLVILAGYVKLCLLLLDFQTKSTVTNKTDTTWMLRAFALGTVGQVLFIANLFIPTYALALGISFYLYLFFIVLIVSQKMMPFFAANSIIGYTMNKSKHFLLLVFVALILKVILEALNMNAFVADSALFGIITYELLKWRLPFRKSPAILWVLFLSIWWVPVGFGLFVVQDFSALVGHSIYLEKSPLHALALGYFTTVLIGFGTRVILGHSGRTPKADAYAVTLFGLIQAMTLIRIIAGIFPQIGYLHAIFTVAILWIVIFGLWSKRYIHILFEK; encoded by the coding sequence ATGCCGCTATCGATGCAGCCAACAGGGGGGCTAGTTGTTGTGGTTTTTGTCAGTAGTTTAACCCCACCAGAGCCTCCAAAAACGACGGCTCTTCAAAACCTTCAAGCACAACCACACCGCATTTTCTTTTTTGCGGGTGTGGTCAATGGCTTGCTCTTTGTTGCTCTTTTGGGTCTGCATTATGCTGCTCTTTTGAGTTTACATGTAAGCGTTGGGCTATACCATGCTTACGCGATGACGTTTATCGTCTTTACGCAATTCTTTGCAGGTTTTTTGCTAACAACATTTCCACGCTATCTTTCACGTCCATCGGCAAAGCAAAGCGAGTATATGCCTGTTGCATGGCTGATCAACGGTGGTAGTGTGTTCTTTGTGGTATGCTCTTTTATTTCAGAAATGACACTTATCGCGCCTATGTTGGTTATTTTGGCGGGCTATGTGAAACTCTGCTTACTTTTGCTTGATTTTCAAACGAAAAGTACGGTAACAAATAAAACAGATACCACATGGATGCTCAGAGCTTTTGCTCTAGGAACGGTTGGTCAAGTGCTTTTTATAGCGAATCTTTTTATTCCAACCTATGCCCTAGCACTTGGAATAAGTTTTTATCTCTATTTGTTCTTTATTGTTCTTATCGTTTCACAAAAAATGATGCCTTTTTTTGCGGCTAACAGCATCATCGGCTATACAATGAATAAAAGCAAGCACTTTTTGCTTTTGGTTTTTGTAGCACTCATCCTTAAGGTCATTTTAGAGGCTTTAAATATGAACGCTTTTGTAGCAGATAGTGCGCTTTTTGGCATCATTACTTATGAGCTTCTCAAATGGCGTCTTCCATTTCGAAAATCACCTGCTATTTTATGGGTGCTGTTTCTTTCTATCTGGTGGGTTCCAGTAGGGTTTGGACTTTTTGTTGTGCAAGATTTTTCAGCACTGGTTGGTCATTCTATTTATTTGGAAAAGTCGCCACTACACGCCTTAGCGCTGGGCTATTTTACAACCGTGTTGATTGGTTTTGGAACAAGGGTGATCCTCGGACATTCAGGTCGTACACCTAAAGCAGATGCTTATGCTGTGACACTTTTTGGACTCATCCAAGCAATGACACTCATTCGTATCATTGCGGGTATTTTCCCACAAATTGGCTATTTGCATGCTATATTTACTGTGGCAATACTGTGGATTGTTATCTTTGGATTATGGTCAAAGCGGTATATTCATATTTTATTTGAGAAGTAA
- a CDS encoding heavy-metal-associated domain-containing protein gives MATITLVVKGMSCMGCVKSVKGVLEGIAGVKSVNVDLASGKTVIEYDAPIDVSVFEKAIDDAGFEVIS, from the coding sequence ATGGCAACAATCACATTGGTAGTTAAAGGTATGAGTTGTATGGGGTGCGTTAAAAGCGTCAAAGGTGTTTTAGAGGGAATTGCAGGGGTTAAAAGTGTTAATGTTGACCTTGCTAGCGGTAAAACGGTTATCGAATACGATGCGCCCATTGATGTGAGTGTGTTTGAAAAAGCGATTGATGATGCGGGATTTGAAGTCATATCCTAA
- a CDS encoding heavy metal translocating P-type ATPase: MSEKHFELDIKGMTCAACSARIERVLGKLEGVKANVNLASEKAFIDSSNPQINLSEIIQTIEKTGFGATESAKVDQNQKSLEKEQEYRKLLREFILSALLTSPFLVEMVAMLGGVHLHLSPVLQLVLATIVQFYCGRKFYIGAYKSLKSGSANMDVLVVLGTSAAYFLSLCVLLLNLPLHLYFEASVSVITLVLLGKLLEVRAKAKTGFAIAKLLHLQPKKAFVERNGILEEISIEFLHVNDIFVVKAGESIPTDGIVVEGNSMVDESMMTGESLPVLKSVGDHIVGATKNGDGMLKCQATKVGSGTFLASIVRLIEEAQGSKAPIQRLADTISGIFVPIVVSIALITFGAWWMIGGNFEEAIINAVSVLVIACPCALGLATPTAIMVGVGRGASEGILIKNAEVLENVGKINAVVFDKTGTLTYANPQVVDVLIEKNDLSKEQFLVLAASLEEGSKHPLAKAIIASAQQSASTSVQAFQNYSGLGVSGEIDGVLYFAGSPAFITQFTSLKLSHEAQTFIEAGNSIVALATKEYVIGYIALADTIRESAKVAIEKLQNDGIEVFMLTGDNQRCAQKVADELGIKHFFAEVLPDGKAEAITKLKSEGKFVCMVGDGINDAPALAVADVAIAMSNGSDIAVESADLILIANDPLYVVNAIALSRATMSKIKQNLFLAFVYNILAIPLAFMGMLNPIVAGGAMAMSSVSVVSNSLLLRRWKMKK, translated from the coding sequence ATGTCCGAAAAACATTTTGAGCTCGATATTAAGGGCATGACATGTGCGGCATGTTCCGCGCGCATAGAGCGTGTACTTGGCAAGCTGGAAGGTGTCAAAGCCAATGTCAATTTGGCGTCTGAAAAAGCTTTTATCGACTCTTCTAACCCACAAATCAACCTTTCTGAAATTATACAAACCATCGAAAAAACAGGTTTTGGGGCAACCGAATCGGCGAAGGTTGATCAAAACCAAAAAAGTTTAGAAAAAGAGCAAGAGTACCGTAAACTTTTGAGAGAATTTATCCTTTCGGCACTTTTAACCTCACCATTTTTAGTTGAAATGGTAGCCATGTTAGGTGGAGTACATCTTCATCTATCGCCTGTATTGCAGCTTGTTTTAGCCACTATTGTACAGTTTTACTGCGGACGAAAATTTTACATAGGAGCATATAAAAGCCTAAAAAGTGGTAGTGCCAATATGGATGTATTGGTCGTTTTAGGTACGAGTGCCGCATACTTTTTAAGCCTTTGTGTTCTGCTTCTTAATTTGCCATTGCATCTTTACTTTGAAGCCTCTGTTTCGGTGATCACTTTGGTACTTTTAGGAAAACTGTTAGAAGTGAGAGCCAAAGCAAAGACGGGTTTTGCTATTGCAAAACTGCTTCATTTACAACCGAAAAAAGCGTTTGTTGAGCGAAATGGCATCCTCGAAGAGATCAGCATAGAATTTTTACATGTAAACGATATTTTTGTGGTCAAAGCAGGTGAGAGTATTCCCACCGATGGCATTGTTGTGGAAGGCAACAGTATGGTTGACGAGTCGATGATGACAGGTGAGAGTTTGCCTGTGCTTAAATCCGTGGGCGATCATATCGTTGGGGCGACCAAAAATGGTGATGGTATGCTCAAATGCCAAGCCACGAAAGTAGGCTCAGGCACCTTTTTAGCTTCCATCGTACGTCTCATCGAAGAGGCGCAAGGCTCTAAAGCGCCCATCCAACGCCTTGCTGATACGATTTCGGGCATTTTTGTGCCCATCGTTGTGAGCATCGCTCTTATCACTTTTGGCGCATGGTGGATGATTGGAGGTAATTTTGAAGAGGCAATCATTAATGCCGTTTCAGTCCTTGTTATCGCATGCCCATGCGCTCTTGGACTTGCTACGCCTACGGCGATTATGGTTGGTGTTGGGCGAGGGGCTAGTGAAGGTATTTTGATTAAAAATGCTGAAGTGCTTGAAAATGTAGGAAAAATTAATGCCGTTGTGTTTGATAAAACGGGAACGTTGACTTACGCAAATCCGCAAGTGGTTGATGTTTTAATCGAAAAAAATGATTTAAGCAAAGAGCAATTTTTAGTTCTTGCCGCAAGCTTGGAAGAGGGCTCAAAACACCCGCTAGCTAAAGCGATCATCGCTTCAGCACAGCAAAGCGCATCAACGAGTGTTCAAGCATTTCAAAACTATTCAGGATTGGGCGTTTCAGGGGAAATTGATGGCGTGCTTTACTTTGCAGGCTCACCCGCATTTATAACACAGTTTACCTCACTCAAACTTTCACATGAGGCACAAACATTTATAGAGGCAGGAAATAGCATTGTCGCTCTTGCTACCAAAGAGTACGTTATCGGTTATATCGCACTTGCAGATACGATTCGTGAAAGTGCCAAAGTAGCCATTGAGAAGCTTCAAAATGATGGCATTGAAGTCTTTATGCTGACAGGTGACAATCAACGTTGTGCCCAAAAAGTAGCCGATGAGTTAGGTATAAAGCATTTTTTTGCAGAAGTCTTACCTGATGGCAAAGCGGAGGCAATTACCAAATTAAAGAGTGAAGGCAAATTTGTCTGTATGGTGGGAGATGGTATCAACGATGCACCCGCACTTGCGGTGGCAGATGTAGCGATTGCGATGTCCAATGGCTCGGATATTGCTGTGGAGAGTGCTGATCTGATTTTAATCGCAAACGATCCACTTTATGTGGTTAATGCCATCGCTCTTTCTCGCGCTACGATGTCAAAAATTAAGCAGAACCTCTTTTTGGCTTTTGTGTATAATATTTTAGCGATTCCACTGGCGTTTATGGGTATGTTAAACCCCATTGTCGCAGGTGGTGCAATGGCGATGAGTTCTGTCTCGGTAGTGAGTAATTCACTGCTTTTAAGACGTTGGAAAATGAAAAAGTAA
- the rmuC gene encoding DNA recombination protein RmuC, which yields MPQEMLLLAVFITFFVAMLVFGLWIRASFKEKANELVELKAKNEQLGAENVALNMQSAKLQAELGAQKEGNQKLKFDLEEQGKKLELKLNAIMEQHLEKKLQKLDDTSIKSLETLLKPFKENLDGFKKSIENSQENSTKKFAELSKEIELVARAGMNISKEAENLTKALKGKKQSQGSWGEMILESVLEYSGLIKGVHYETQESYKDEEGRTKRPDVVIKLPQERTIIIDSKVSLNSYDEFIRAESDEEKNIASKALMQAFREHIDTLDSKDYAHYKQGTLQYVFMFVPIEGAFSVAINEDPKLYEYALRKHIAIVNPSTLTVSLRTIYLYWQSEQSSTLATKLFDEAGKMYDKMVGFSESFKKVGTQLQTLNNSYENAQKQLTEGSGNILGRVENLKRLGAKATKNLKDAKLEYQDFNTDIEPIELLEDKASE from the coding sequence ATGCCTCAAGAGATGCTGTTGTTAGCTGTTTTTATCACATTTTTTGTTGCCATGTTGGTGTTTGGGCTATGGATTAGAGCTAGCTTCAAAGAAAAAGCAAATGAACTTGTAGAACTCAAAGCGAAAAATGAGCAATTGGGCGCTGAAAACGTGGCACTTAACATGCAAAGTGCGAAACTTCAAGCAGAACTTGGTGCGCAAAAAGAGGGCAATCAAAAACTAAAGTTTGACCTAGAAGAGCAGGGTAAAAAACTTGAACTGAAACTGAATGCCATTATGGAACAGCATTTGGAAAAGAAGCTTCAAAAGCTTGATGACACCTCGATAAAATCGCTTGAAACACTCCTTAAGCCCTTTAAAGAAAATTTGGATGGTTTTAAAAAAAGTATTGAAAATTCCCAAGAAAACAGTACAAAAAAATTTGCTGAACTCTCCAAAGAGATTGAACTGGTAGCAAGAGCGGGAATGAACATCTCTAAAGAGGCTGAAAATCTTACCAAAGCACTCAAAGGTAAAAAGCAAAGCCAAGGTAGTTGGGGCGAGATGATCTTGGAGAGTGTTTTGGAATATTCTGGGCTTATTAAGGGCGTGCATTACGAGACGCAAGAGAGTTATAAAGATGAAGAAGGTCGTACCAAACGTCCCGATGTCGTCATCAAACTCCCTCAAGAACGCACCATCATCATTGATTCAAAAGTCTCACTCAACAGTTACGATGAATTCATTAGGGCCGAGAGCGATGAGGAAAAAAACATTGCTTCTAAAGCACTGATGCAAGCTTTTCGTGAGCATATTGACACGCTTGATAGCAAAGACTATGCGCACTACAAACAAGGCACACTTCAGTATGTCTTTATGTTTGTGCCTATTGAAGGGGCATTCTCAGTTGCAATCAATGAAGATCCCAAACTTTATGAGTACGCGCTTCGCAAGCATATTGCCATTGTGAACCCTTCAACATTGACTGTTTCATTGCGTACGATTTATCTTTACTGGCAAAGTGAGCAGTCGAGTACGCTTGCCACGAAGCTCTTTGATGAAGCGGGCAAAATGTACGACAAAATGGTCGGTTTTTCAGAAAGCTTCAAAAAAGTAGGCACTCAGCTTCAAACACTGAATAACAGCTATGAAAACGCTCAAAAACAGCTTACCGAGGGATCGGGTAATATACTGGGTCGTGTGGAGAATTTAAAGCGTTTAGGTGCCAAGGCAACTAAAAATCTTAAAGATGCCAAACTCGAATACCAAGATTTTAATACCGATATTGAACCCATAGAGCTTTTGGAAGATAAAGCGAGCGAATAA
- the rsmH gene encoding 16S rRNA (cytosine(1402)-N(4))-methyltransferase RsmH, whose product MNVPHIPVLLEEVKAAFSGIDEGVIIDCTLGYGGHSEALLEQNPHIKLIGCDQDEEALVFSQKRLERFGDRVSFHHGNFSSVIAKYSNLPIRGILADIGVSSLQLDKKERGFAFDSDVLDMRMNPKQELSAYKVINHYSKEELEFILREYGEIHEYKKLAQLICDARTKAPIESAKELSKLAEKVGGKKSIHPSTLLFQAIRIEVNNELGVLNELLESIKNAQFEHCIVGIISFHSLEDRIVKQTFKLWSQNCICLPSVMRCMCGNNHSIGKLISKKPIEATNAEVKRNPRSRSAKLRVFEIRGRNGR is encoded by the coding sequence GTGAACGTTCCCCACATTCCCGTACTTTTAGAAGAGGTCAAAGCGGCATTTTCTGGCATTGACGAAGGGGTTATTATTGATTGTACACTTGGGTATGGCGGGCATAGCGAAGCTCTTTTAGAGCAAAATCCACATATTAAACTCATTGGATGTGACCAAGATGAAGAGGCGTTAGTCTTTAGTCAAAAACGGTTAGAACGCTTTGGTGATCGCGTGTCGTTTCATCATGGCAACTTTTCTTCAGTGATTGCAAAGTATTCCAATTTGCCTATTCGTGGTATTTTAGCCGATATTGGTGTCTCTTCTTTGCAACTTGATAAAAAAGAGCGTGGATTTGCCTTTGACTCCGATGTTCTTGATATGCGCATGAATCCAAAACAAGAGCTCAGTGCTTATAAGGTTATCAATCATTACTCCAAAGAGGAGTTAGAGTTTATTTTGCGTGAGTATGGTGAGATCCATGAATATAAAAAACTGGCACAGCTTATTTGCGATGCGAGGACAAAAGCACCTATAGAAAGTGCAAAAGAGCTTTCAAAACTGGCTGAAAAAGTGGGAGGCAAAAAGAGTATTCATCCTTCAACGCTTCTCTTTCAAGCCATTCGCATCGAAGTCAATAACGAGCTTGGCGTCTTGAATGAGCTTTTGGAAAGCATTAAAAACGCGCAATTTGAGCACTGTATTGTAGGAATTATCTCTTTTCATTCGTTGGAAGATCGTATTGTGAAGCAGACGTTTAAACTGTGGAGTCAAAATTGTATCTGTTTGCCTTCCGTGATGCGTTGCATGTGCGGCAATAATCACAGCATAGGAAAACTCATTAGTAAAAAACCGATTGAAGCAACAAATGCTGAAGTGAAAAGAAATCCAAGAAGTCGCAGTGCAAAGTTAAGAGTATTTGAGATAAGAGGGCGTAATGGGCGATAA
- a CDS encoding adenosylmethionine--8-amino-7-oxononanoate transaminase — MDTKKLIDDDLKYIWHPCTQMKDHETLPLIPIKSGRGVYLVDFDDNCYIDGVSSWWVNIFGHCNPYINQKIKEQLETLEHVIFAGFTHEPIVKLSKRLCDLAPQGLEKCFYADNGSSAIEVALKMSFQYHKNRGQKRPFFVSLENSYHGETIGALAVGDVKLYKEVFEDILLQTIQTPVPKDQTKESAIKAADALAQIFKEKAAQISAFIIEPLVQCSGGMNMYHPHYITLARKLCDEYDVHLIADEIAVGFGRTGKMFACEHAGVSPDFMTLSKGLTGGYLPLSVVLTTQKVYDAFYCDYTEFKAFLHSHSYTGNPLACSAANATLDIFENESILEKNQEKIALIASKLERFKALPNVQKVRQMGMIAAVELDVYPIDFRVNLKIFTYALKKGVILRPLGNVVYFMPPYVITCKEIETMMDVAYEAIVSLS; from the coding sequence ATGGACACAAAAAAGTTAATAGATGATGATTTGAAATATATTTGGCATCCATGTACGCAGATGAAAGACCACGAGACGCTTCCTTTGATCCCCATTAAAAGTGGTCGTGGAGTTTATTTGGTTGACTTTGATGATAACTGTTATATCGATGGTGTTAGCTCGTGGTGGGTCAATATTTTTGGACATTGCAATCCTTACATCAATCAAAAGATCAAAGAGCAATTAGAAACGCTTGAACATGTTATTTTTGCTGGATTTACGCATGAGCCGATTGTAAAGCTCTCTAAAAGATTGTGTGATTTAGCGCCACAAGGGTTAGAAAAATGTTTTTATGCCGATAATGGCTCAAGTGCTATTGAAGTCGCTTTAAAAATGAGCTTTCAATACCATAAAAACAGAGGGCAAAAACGACCTTTTTTTGTCTCTTTAGAAAACAGTTACCATGGTGAAACTATCGGTGCTTTAGCGGTGGGTGATGTTAAGCTTTATAAAGAAGTTTTTGAAGATATTTTATTGCAAACGATTCAAACGCCTGTACCCAAAGATCAGACAAAAGAGAGTGCCATAAAAGCAGCGGATGCTTTAGCGCAAATTTTTAAAGAAAAAGCAGCTCAAATTTCAGCATTTATCATTGAGCCATTGGTTCAATGCTCAGGTGGAATGAACATGTACCATCCTCATTACATTACACTTGCTCGCAAACTGTGTGATGAATATGATGTGCATCTTATTGCCGATGAAATCGCAGTTGGATTTGGACGAACGGGTAAAATGTTTGCGTGTGAACACGCAGGTGTTAGTCCTGATTTTATGACACTTTCGAAAGGACTAACGGGAGGTTATCTGCCACTTTCCGTTGTGCTTACGACTCAAAAAGTTTATGATGCTTTTTATTGTGATTACACCGAATTTAAAGCCTTTTTACACTCGCACAGCTATACGGGAAATCCTTTAGCGTGTAGTGCTGCTAATGCGACACTGGATATTTTTGAAAACGAGTCTATACTGGAGAAAAATCAAGAAAAAATTGCCTTAATTGCTTCAAAGCTAGAGCGTTTTAAAGCGCTTCCTAACGTGCAAAAAGTGCGCCAAATGGGAATGATTGCCGCAGTGGAATTGGATGTTTATCCTATAGATTTTCGTGTCAATTTAAAAATATTTACGTATGCACTCAAAAAAGGCGTTATTCTTCGCCCACTGGGTAATGTTGTTTATTTTATGCCACCTTATGTGATTACATGTAAAGAAATTGAGACAATGATGGATGTCGCTTATGAGGCGATTGTAAGTCTGAGTTGA